The genomic interval CGGATTTCTACCTGCAAGAATAAGTTCGATATGCTTATCAGCTTGTCTGATTAGTCGTGCGATGTTACTTCCAACCATTCCATAACCGCCCACAATTAAGATTCGTTTTTTCTGTGATTCCATATTAGATTTTTAAATTATATAACTTTACATTTTGCAATTCATTTGAAGTGTGAAGCCGGTCACAACTCATCCGGAAATGCTAAATATGATGCACCACAATTATTAAAGTTTTCATATTTCAATGATTCGTATAATTAAGGCAAAGTTAAGGTTGCCTGTAAACTTTTGTATATTGCCTGCCAATTGTTAGGTACTATAAATAATGTAAGTAATGAGCGAGATCAAGCAATCATCAACCAACTTCTTAAATAAGATTGCGCTGAGCGATGAATGTTCGGAAGTATATGCCTCAAATATCATCGGCGGGCAATGGACATTGGTAATCTGTTCGTGGTTATTAAGTGGTAAACTTAGATTTGGAGAACTAAAGAAGAAATTACCTGGAATTACTGAAAGGATGCTGGCCTTGCAACTGCGTAAGCTCGAAGAGAATAAAATAATCAGCCGGACTGTTCATGCAGAAGTACCGCCATGTGTAGAATATGAGCTGACAGAAATCGGATA from Pedobacter sp. WC2423 carries:
- a CDS encoding winged helix-turn-helix transcriptional regulator; its protein translation is MSEIKQSSTNFLNKIALSDECSEVYASNIIGGQWTLVICSWLLSGKLRFGELKKKLPGITERMLALQLRKLEENKIISRTVHAEVPPCVEYELTEIGYALKSVIMELEVWGTSHKKLIGE